The following coding sequences lie in one Peromyscus maniculatus bairdii isolate BWxNUB_F1_BW_parent chromosome 3, HU_Pman_BW_mat_3.1, whole genome shotgun sequence genomic window:
- the LOC102920298 gene encoding C-type lectin domain family 2 member G-like isoform X2 produces the protein MMEILYRGSQTSHLSGRHRTTFDGKKLLTLWTVLCGGVIILLWGFFSFPKKFGATRTVRNKTCEDEMKICMNSWNKLNQNCFFIFQHKNSWLTAQETCQHYEGDLVKFNDKIELETLMHHVQALGSSAWIGLNKRNIRKSWVWTDGRRPSKSMVTVPSCIKMV, from the exons ATGATGGAAATTTTATACAGAGGATCCCAGACAAGCCATTTATCTGGGcgtcacaggacaacttttg ATGGGAAGAAATTGCTGACCCTCTGGACCGTGCTTTGTGGTGGTGTTATTATTCTTCTTTGGGGGTTTTTCAGTTTTCCTAAAAAAT TTGGAGCCACAAGAACAGTCAGAAATAAGACGTGTGAGGATGAAATGAAGATATGCATGAATTCCTGGAATAAACTTAATCAGAACTGCTTCTTTATTTTCCAACATAAAAATTCATGGCTCACTGCACAGGAGACCTGCCAGCACTATGAAGGAGATCTGGTTAAATTCAACGACAAGATTGAATTG GAAACTTTGATGCATCATGTGCAGGCACTCGGATCTTCAGCGTGGATTGGGCTGAACAAACGAAATATACGCAAATCCTGGGTTTGGACAGATGGAA GAAGACCATCCAAGAGCATGGTGACTGTGCCTTCATGCATAAAAATGGTATAG
- the LOC102920298 gene encoding C-type lectin domain family 2 member F-like isoform X3, which translates to MMEILYRGSQTSHLSGRHRTTFVGATRTVRNKTCEDEMKICMNSWNKLNQNCFFIFQHKNSWLTAQETCQHYEGDLVKFNDKIELETLMHHVQALGSSAWIGLNKRNIRKSWVWTDGSKYNNLKTIQEHGDCAFMHKNGIDSTSCDDLKDYICSKIGQCP; encoded by the exons ATGATGGAAATTTTATACAGAGGATCCCAGACAAGCCATTTATCTGGGcgtcacaggacaacttttg TTGGAGCCACAAGAACAGTCAGAAATAAGACGTGTGAGGATGAAATGAAGATATGCATGAATTCCTGGAATAAACTTAATCAGAACTGCTTCTTTATTTTCCAACATAAAAATTCATGGCTCACTGCACAGGAGACCTGCCAGCACTATGAAGGAGATCTGGTTAAATTCAACGACAAGATTGAATTG GAAACTTTGATGCATCATGTGCAGGCACTCGGATCTTCAGCGTGGATTGGGCTGAACAAACGAAATATACGCAAATCCTGGGTTTGGACAGATGGAAGTAAATACAATAATTT GAAGACCATCCAAGAGCATGGTGACTGTGCCTTCATGCATAAAAATGGTATAGACAGTACCAGTTGTGATGACCTAAAGGACTATATTTGTAGCAAAATAGGCCAGTGCCCTTGA
- the LOC102920298 gene encoding C-type lectin domain family 2 member F-like isoform X1, which translates to MMEILYRGSQTSHLSGRHRTTFDGKKLLTLWTVLCGGVIILLWGFFSFPKKFGATRTVRNKTCEDEMKICMNSWNKLNQNCFFIFQHKNSWLTAQETCQHYEGDLVKFNDKIELETLMHHVQALGSSAWIGLNKRNIRKSWVWTDGSKYNNLKTIQEHGDCAFMHKNGIDSTSCDDLKDYICSKIGQCP; encoded by the exons ATGATGGAAATTTTATACAGAGGATCCCAGACAAGCCATTTATCTGGGcgtcacaggacaacttttg ATGGGAAGAAATTGCTGACCCTCTGGACCGTGCTTTGTGGTGGTGTTATTATTCTTCTTTGGGGGTTTTTCAGTTTTCCTAAAAAAT TTGGAGCCACAAGAACAGTCAGAAATAAGACGTGTGAGGATGAAATGAAGATATGCATGAATTCCTGGAATAAACTTAATCAGAACTGCTTCTTTATTTTCCAACATAAAAATTCATGGCTCACTGCACAGGAGACCTGCCAGCACTATGAAGGAGATCTGGTTAAATTCAACGACAAGATTGAATTG GAAACTTTGATGCATCATGTGCAGGCACTCGGATCTTCAGCGTGGATTGGGCTGAACAAACGAAATATACGCAAATCCTGGGTTTGGACAGATGGAAGTAAATACAATAATTT GAAGACCATCCAAGAGCATGGTGACTGTGCCTTCATGCATAAAAATGGTATAGACAGTACCAGTTGTGATGACCTAAAGGACTATATTTGTAGCAAAATAGGCCAGTGCCCTTGA